From one Perca flavescens isolate YP-PL-M2 chromosome 19, PFLA_1.0, whole genome shotgun sequence genomic stretch:
- the LOC114574011 gene encoding uncharacterized protein LOC114574011, whose translation MRNFTLITALLLHPTSWISVSASESHTVEVQSGGDVTLMCANISRTPTTTEWFRVINRTKPSCVSSMYTSNSNASFCDGFQNGFEMSYNISTVFLQIKRVDLSDSGLYFCGFYIEGNTVIGNVTYLKVQGNRESDFGVDLNTESKESDGMTNVMSVFLGFLTVFLTIVVIVLTVKIRKLQTAVNENLQPERNKVNRALTYINCDLVSDELNYAALNFQVKPKRSCRPASERELETHVVYAATR comes from the exons ATGAGGAACTTCACCTTGATAACAGCTTTACTTCTACATCCTACTTC CTGGATCTCTGTCTCAGCTTCTGAGTCTCACACTGTGGAGGTCCAGTCTGGTGGAGACGTCACTCTGATGTGCGCCAACATTTCCAGGACTCCAACTACAACAGAATGGTTCAGAGTGATCAACAGAACCAAGCCCAGCTGTGTCTCCTCTATGTACACGTCTAATAGCAATGCTTCCTTCTGTGATGGATTTCAAAATGGATTTGAGATGAGCTACAACATCTCTACTGTCTTTCTTCAAATCAAGAGAGTGGATTTATCTGACTCTGGACTGTATTTCTGTGGGTTTTACATAGAAGGAAATACAGTCATTGGCAATGTAACATATCTAAAAGTCCAAG GTAACCGTGAATCTGATTTTGGAGTGGATTTAAATACTGAAAGTAAG GAGTCTGATGGAATGACAAACGTCATGAGTGTGTTCCTGGGTTTTCTGACTGTTTTCCTCACTATAGTAGTCATTGTTCTGACTGTTAAAATCAGGAAACTTCAGACAG CTGtgaatgaaaatctgcagcCAGAAAGAAACAAGGTGAACCGAGCATTAACTTATATAAACTGT GATCTGGTCTCCGATGAACTGAACTACGCAGCTCTAAATTTCCAGGTGAAACCCAAAAGAAGCTGCAGGCCTGCATCAGAGAGAGAACTGGAGACACATGTTGTGTATGCTGCCACCAGATAG